A single genomic interval of Shewanella psychropiezotolerans harbors:
- the dnaG gene encoding DNA primase: protein MAIPRDFINELVARIDIVDLIDVKVPLKKAGKNHSACCPFHSEKSPSFTVSRDKQFYHCFGCGAHGNVIDFVMEYDRLDFIDAIEELAGQLGLEVPREQGTGKRRDEGLSRDLYQLMEEASRHFQSQLRQHKDKQKVLDYLDHRGLSEKVIEHFNIGFAPEGWDGLLSRYRQSQDSQDKLLTAGMVIENDNGRRYDRFRDRLMFPIRDRRGRVIGFGGRVLGDGTPKYLNSPETPIFHKGNELYGLYELKQRHRDPQRVLIVEGYMDVVALAQFDVDYAVASLGTATTAEQFQLLLRSAKEVICCYDGDRAGVEAAWRALETALPLLKPGNQVRFMFLPQGEDPDTMVRQVGKEAFESQIDDAKALPEFLFETLAQRHGADKGTLAKQAIGLIEKVQDTVLQSLLLENLAYKLGMNGADELRRKLGFSSKHQGQTLQNKALKGRGTPLRLAIALLVQHPMLGEGLPVQPALKHIKMAGVDLLIHLLDITRKQVKNSAQLLEQYRDAPQLGTLKKLTQWDHQVADENLQQEFRKTLIWLNNQYIEQRYQELSLKQNHTKEERIQLSKLIAVIQGQN from the coding sequence ATGGCGATACCTCGTGATTTTATCAATGAGCTAGTAGCTCGCATCGATATTGTCGACTTAATCGACGTTAAGGTGCCCCTTAAGAAGGCGGGTAAAAACCACTCTGCCTGTTGTCCGTTTCATAGTGAAAAATCACCTTCTTTTACCGTCAGTAGAGATAAACAGTTCTACCATTGTTTCGGCTGTGGTGCCCATGGCAATGTCATCGACTTCGTCATGGAATATGACCGTCTCGATTTTATCGACGCGATAGAAGAGCTAGCTGGCCAACTGGGTCTAGAAGTGCCCAGAGAGCAAGGTACAGGTAAGAGACGCGATGAAGGATTGAGCCGCGACCTGTATCAATTAATGGAAGAAGCTAGCCGACACTTTCAGAGCCAGCTTAGACAACATAAAGACAAACAAAAAGTTCTCGATTATCTGGATCATCGAGGCCTATCCGAGAAAGTAATAGAACACTTCAATATCGGATTTGCACCAGAGGGCTGGGATGGTTTACTCAGTCGCTACCGCCAGAGTCAGGATTCTCAAGATAAACTACTCACCGCGGGAATGGTGATAGAAAACGATAACGGTAGACGTTACGACCGATTTCGCGACCGGTTAATGTTCCCGATTCGTGACAGACGAGGCCGGGTTATTGGCTTCGGCGGAAGAGTTTTAGGTGATGGTACACCCAAATACTTGAATTCTCCGGAAACGCCCATATTTCATAAGGGCAATGAGCTGTACGGACTCTATGAGCTTAAGCAGCGTCACAGAGATCCACAGCGAGTACTCATAGTCGAAGGCTATATGGACGTGGTCGCACTGGCACAGTTTGATGTCGACTATGCAGTCGCCTCTCTCGGTACGGCAACCACGGCAGAGCAGTTTCAACTCCTGTTGCGTAGTGCCAAGGAGGTCATCTGTTGTTATGACGGTGACAGAGCCGGGGTCGAAGCCGCATGGCGTGCATTAGAAACCGCATTGCCGCTGCTCAAACCCGGTAACCAAGTTAGATTTATGTTCCTGCCTCAAGGTGAAGATCCAGATACTATGGTGCGCCAGGTAGGAAAAGAAGCATTCGAAAGTCAGATTGATGATGCTAAAGCACTCCCTGAGTTTCTTTTTGAAACGTTAGCCCAACGCCATGGCGCCGATAAAGGGACATTAGCTAAGCAAGCCATTGGTTTAATTGAGAAAGTACAAGACACCGTTCTACAGAGTCTACTGCTGGAAAATCTAGCCTATAAACTCGGAATGAACGGTGCCGATGAGTTAAGAAGAAAGTTGGGTTTCAGCTCTAAACATCAGGGCCAAACTCTTCAGAATAAAGCGTTAAAAGGACGAGGAACCCCATTGCGACTAGCCATCGCACTGCTAGTACAACATCCTATGTTAGGTGAAGGACTGCCGGTGCAGCCGGCACTGAAACACATCAAGATGGCCGGCGTAGATTTGCTGATCCACTTGCTAGACATTACTCGTAAACAAGTTAAAAACAGCGCACAACTACTTGAACAGTACAGGGATGCTCCACAATTAGGCACCCTAAAAAAACTGACCCAATGGGACCATCAAGTGGCGGATGAAAACTTGCAGCAAGAGTTTAGAAAAACCCTGATCTGGCTCAATAATCAATATATTGAGCAGCGATATCAGGAATTGAGTCTAAAACAGAACCATACTAAAGAAGAAAGGATTCAGCTAAGCAAGCTGATCGCAGTCATACAAGGGCAAAATTAA
- a CDS encoding GatB/YqeY domain-containing protein, with the protein MSLVDQLKSQMKDAMRAKAKVRLGTIRMALAAVKQIEVDTRETLTDDQAIAVLTKMVKQRRDSITQYSAAGRDELAAIEAEEIKILEVFLPQPLTEEEIAVLVDASIEEMGASSMADMGKVMGALKPKVLGRADMAAIGAMIRAKLK; encoded by the coding sequence ATGAGCCTAGTAGATCAGCTAAAAAGCCAAATGAAAGACGCTATGCGTGCCAAAGCTAAGGTACGCTTGGGGACTATCCGTATGGCGCTAGCCGCCGTCAAACAGATTGAAGTGGATACCCGCGAAACTCTGACTGATGACCAAGCTATAGCTGTCTTAACCAAAATGGTTAAACAGCGTCGTGATTCGATTACACAATATAGTGCAGCCGGACGTGACGAACTAGCAGCAATTGAAGCAGAAGAGATCAAGATTCTTGAAGTCTTCCTGCCTCAGCCTCTTACTGAAGAGGAAATTGCCGTGCTAGTTGATGCAAGCATCGAAGAGATGGGCGCATCCTCCATGGCGGATATGGGCAAAGTAATGGGCGCATTAAAACCTAAAGTCTTAGGCAGAGCTGATATGGCGGCAATAGGCGCTATGATCAGAGCTAAACTTAAGTAA
- the rpsU gene encoding 30S ribosomal protein S21: MPIIKVRENEPFDVALRRFKRSCEKAGILADVRAREFYEKPTTCRKRAKAAAVKRLAKKLSRENARRVRLY; this comes from the coding sequence ATGCCAATAATTAAAGTACGCGAAAATGAACCATTTGACGTAGCTCTACGTCGTTTTAAGCGCTCTTGTGAAAAAGCCGGTATCTTAGCTGATGTTCGCGCTCGTGAGTTCTACGAGAAGCCAACGACTTGCCGTAAGCGTGCTAAAGCCGCTGCAGTTAAGCGTCTTGCTAAGAAGCTTTCTCGCGAAAACGCTCGTCGCGTACGTTTATACTAA
- the tsaD gene encoding tRNA (adenosine(37)-N6)-threonylcarbamoyltransferase complex transferase subunit TsaD, which translates to MRVLGIETSCDETGIAVYDDELGLLSHTLYSQVKLHADYGGVVPELASRDHVRKVVPLIKKALADANSTMDDIDGVAYTTGPGLVGALLVGACVGRSLAYSWGKPAVGVHHMEGHLLAPMLEDNVPEFPFLALLVSGGHSMMVAVEGIGQYEVLGESVDDAAGEAFDKTAKLMGLDYPGGPRLAKLAEKGETGHYRFPRPMTDKPGLNFSFSGLKTFAANTIAREPDDEQTRANIALAFEEAVVDTLSIKCRRALKQTGYSRLVIAGGVSANSRLRSSLAEMMQNLGGEVFYPRGEFCTDNGAMIAYAGLQRLKAGQTEDLGVKGMPRWSLDSLPPL; encoded by the coding sequence ATGCGGGTTTTAGGTATTGAAACATCTTGCGATGAAACAGGAATAGCCGTTTATGACGACGAGCTAGGCTTGTTATCTCACACATTATATAGCCAAGTAAAGCTACATGCCGATTACGGTGGGGTTGTACCCGAGCTGGCATCTCGCGATCATGTGAGAAAAGTGGTGCCCTTGATTAAGAAGGCGCTTGCCGATGCTAACAGCACAATGGATGACATAGATGGAGTCGCTTATACCACAGGTCCTGGTTTGGTTGGCGCCTTATTAGTCGGTGCCTGTGTGGGGCGCTCATTAGCCTATTCATGGGGTAAGCCTGCCGTTGGCGTGCACCATATGGAAGGTCATCTCTTAGCCCCTATGCTAGAGGATAATGTGCCTGAGTTTCCTTTTCTCGCGCTGTTAGTATCCGGCGGACACTCTATGATGGTGGCCGTTGAAGGTATTGGACAATATGAAGTGCTTGGCGAGTCTGTTGACGATGCCGCAGGTGAAGCATTCGATAAAACCGCGAAACTCATGGGGCTAGATTACCCAGGTGGGCCAAGGTTAGCTAAGCTGGCAGAGAAAGGTGAGACTGGCCATTACCGTTTTCCTCGTCCTATGACGGATAAGCCAGGATTAAATTTCAGTTTTTCTGGTTTGAAGACCTTTGCCGCCAATACGATTGCCAGAGAGCCCGATGATGAGCAGACCCGTGCCAATATCGCACTAGCGTTCGAAGAAGCTGTGGTCGATACACTTTCTATTAAGTGTCGTCGCGCACTAAAACAAACCGGTTATAGCCGCTTAGTCATTGCCGGAGGAGTGAGTGCAAATTCGCGCCTGCGCAGCTCGCTAGCCGAGATGATGCAAAATTTAGGCGGAGAAGTTTTCTATCCCAGAGGCGAATTCTGTACCGATAACGGCGCCATGATCGCTTATGCCGGTTTGCAGAGACTGAAGGCCGGTCAGACAGAGGATTTAGGCGTCAAAGGTATGCCACGCTGGTCCCTAGACTCGCTGCCTCCGCTATAG
- a CDS encoding GDSL-type esterase/lipase family protein, which produces MAELTGLRVINAGVSGETTSQGLTRLAELLVRETPDLLILLEGGNDFLRNHDIAKTKTNLAQMIELAHAKSIPVVLIAVPQKSIFLSSAALYSELADTYNVMLLEEALTDLLKTRSMKSDTIHLNDAGYRALAETIYQGLEDAGAI; this is translated from the coding sequence TTGGCTGAATTGACTGGCCTCAGGGTGATCAATGCTGGTGTTTCAGGTGAGACAACCTCACAAGGCTTGACCAGGCTAGCTGAACTACTTGTTCGAGAGACGCCTGACTTGTTGATTTTACTCGAAGGTGGCAATGATTTTCTGCGTAATCACGATATAGCCAAGACCAAAACTAATCTGGCGCAGATGATCGAACTGGCTCATGCTAAGTCGATTCCGGTAGTCTTGATTGCCGTCCCTCAGAAGAGTATTTTTTTATCATCGGCGGCGCTCTATTCAGAGCTAGCTGATACGTATAATGTTATGCTTCTAGAAGAGGCGTTAACGGACTTGCTCAAAACCCGGTCAATGAAATCTGATACGATTCACCTTAATGATGCAGGTTACCGCGCGCTAGCTGAGACGATTTATCAAGGACTCGAAGATGCAGGCGCGATATAA
- a CDS encoding HDOD domain-containing protein, with amino-acid sequence MTDLEHKVFTQVRAIISNEEQVIGRRGILIPLKKAIIADGDIRNVIDIVSSDPALAAHMLWRSNSAISGAGITTKNRSLKDALVRLGQVNIYRYAFTFYLKERLDELPQPYKKLVHGYWSLTESIATDAVDSLHQMEGVDINPDEVQTLALFSVFGEIIALTAFAFLNAESEESFPLSIIKSLIDNQKQTLTIEAFESLGLDEELKDEFMIAHNLRQTRNANSPGLVLRRVLSMRNQLLNPL; translated from the coding sequence ATGACAGATCTTGAGCATAAGGTATTCACTCAAGTACGCGCAATTATTAGTAATGAAGAGCAGGTGATTGGTCGCCGCGGAATATTGATTCCATTAAAGAAGGCGATTATCGCCGATGGTGATATTCGAAATGTCATCGATATAGTCTCTTCAGATCCTGCTTTAGCAGCTCATATGCTTTGGCGCAGCAATTCGGCGATTAGCGGTGCAGGTATTACCACTAAGAACCGCTCATTGAAAGATGCCTTGGTTCGATTAGGTCAGGTGAACATATATCGTTATGCCTTTACCTTCTATTTGAAAGAGCGCCTCGATGAATTGCCCCAGCCATATAAGAAGTTAGTGCACGGGTATTGGTCATTGACTGAAAGTATCGCTACCGATGCCGTCGATAGTTTGCATCAAATGGAAGGGGTGGATATCAACCCGGATGAAGTGCAGACCTTAGCCTTGTTTAGTGTATTCGGTGAGATTATTGCCTTGACTGCATTTGCCTTCTTAAATGCCGAGTCGGAAGAGTCGTTTCCCCTGAGCATCATCAAGTCGCTTATCGATAACCAGAAGCAGACTTTGACCATAGAAGCGTTTGAATCTTTGGGTTTAGATGAAGAGCTTAAAGATGAGTTTATGATTGCCCATAATCTCAGACAGACTCGCAATGCAAACTCGCCAGGTCTAGTGCTCAGACGCGTGCTTTCGATGAGAAATCAGCTGCTGAATCCGTTGTAA
- a CDS encoding LysR family transcriptional regulator, translating to MIELRHLRTLVALKETGSLAGAAKKRFVTQSALSHQIKELETRINSSIFIRKSKPLSFTQEGARLLNLAEEILPKVVETEYDLKQGLNDELNQLAVGIECHSCFRWLMPVMEQFRTAYPNVNLDLSSRHLFDSLNALEIGELDVVLTSDPVPGQSIAYQHLFDFEVQLVVANDHPLAKLEYVTPKQLEKLAIISYPVPLQRLDLYRHFLEPAGVEAGEQISCDLTMMLLQRIACKDGVAALPTWSISESYGLNLTAIKLGPEGLKRPLFGAYRKDSSSARVAQQWLKLVAKEGLAKQHKFN from the coding sequence ATGATTGAGCTTAGACACTTACGAACACTAGTAGCCTTAAAAGAGACGGGAAGTCTCGCTGGTGCAGCCAAGAAACGCTTCGTCACTCAATCTGCGCTTTCTCATCAGATAAAAGAGTTAGAGACCCGGATTAACTCCTCAATCTTTATCAGAAAGAGTAAACCTCTCTCTTTTACGCAAGAAGGCGCTCGGCTACTCAATCTGGCCGAAGAGATCTTACCTAAGGTCGTCGAAACCGAATATGACCTCAAGCAGGGACTCAATGACGAACTTAATCAACTTGCGGTAGGCATCGAATGCCATAGCTGCTTTCGATGGTTGATGCCAGTGATGGAGCAGTTTAGGACGGCATATCCAAATGTGAATTTAGACCTTTCCAGCCGACACCTGTTTGATTCACTCAATGCGCTGGAGATTGGCGAACTCGATGTGGTACTCACATCAGATCCTGTTCCGGGACAATCCATTGCCTATCAGCATCTGTTCGATTTTGAAGTTCAGCTCGTGGTTGCCAACGATCACCCTCTGGCCAAGCTGGAATATGTGACGCCTAAGCAACTCGAGAAACTTGCTATTATCAGCTATCCAGTGCCGCTGCAACGTCTGGATCTTTACCGTCATTTCCTGGAGCCTGCGGGAGTGGAAGCCGGTGAGCAGATCAGCTGCGATCTCACCATGATGCTACTGCAAAGGATCGCCTGCAAAGATGGTGTGGCAGCCCTACCAACCTGGTCAATCAGCGAGTCTTATGGTTTGAACTTAACCGCAATCAAGCTAGGACCTGAGGGATTAAAGCGTCCGCTGTTTGGGGCATATCGCAAAGATAGCTCTAGCGCACGAGTGGCGCAGCAGTGGTTAAAGCTAGTAGCCAAAGAAGGACTAGCAAAACAGCATAAGTTCAATTGA